A portion of the Stigmatella aurantiaca DW4/3-1 genome contains these proteins:
- a CDS encoding SLC13 family permease: protein MALAIFLLTYVFIAGARLPFLKLDRPGGALLGAVLMVVLGVVTPAEVFNHSDNPARHAVDFDTLVLLLGMMLLAAYLAQAAFFRTFGAYTVRLAHTPRLLLVAVTAISAFLSAFLVNDTVCLMLTPLVLAVVEDARLPPVPYLLAVCMGSNSGSVATFTGNPQNMLIQGASGLSYASFAAYMALPALLSTAIVIAALVYLFRTQLPAKRFDPQPPPPAPDRPLMGVTLAVLVGVVGAFFAGFPMSWSALAGAVLVMAVARIEPRLILERVDFVLLVFFASLFVVVYGVNKDGWADGIRELFAPLMAGPAWRETLGFAALTLVASNLFSNVPFVMLARTWVPTLQNVELGWHVLALGSTLAGNLTLVGSVANLIVFEAARGKVTMSFMDYLRIGLPVTLLSFIVGIAVLLAEHALF from the coding sequence GTGGCCCTTGCGATCTTCCTTTTGACCTACGTCTTCATTGCCGGCGCACGACTGCCCTTCCTCAAGCTGGACCGGCCCGGGGGGGCGCTGCTCGGCGCGGTGCTCATGGTCGTGCTGGGCGTCGTGACCCCCGCCGAGGTCTTCAACCACAGCGACAACCCCGCACGTCATGCGGTGGATTTCGACACCCTCGTCCTGCTCCTGGGGATGATGCTGCTGGCGGCGTACCTGGCCCAGGCCGCCTTCTTCCGCACGTTCGGGGCGTACACGGTGCGGTTGGCGCACACGCCCCGGTTGTTGCTGGTGGCGGTGACGGCCATCAGCGCCTTCCTGTCCGCCTTTCTCGTCAATGACACCGTTTGTTTGATGCTCACCCCCCTGGTGCTGGCCGTGGTGGAAGATGCGCGGCTGCCCCCGGTGCCCTACCTGCTCGCGGTGTGCATGGGCTCCAACAGCGGCTCGGTGGCCACCTTCACGGGCAACCCCCAGAACATGCTCATCCAAGGGGCCTCGGGGCTGTCCTATGCGAGCTTCGCCGCCTACATGGCCCTGCCGGCGCTCCTGTCCACGGCGATCGTCATCGCCGCGCTGGTGTACCTGTTCCGCACGCAGTTGCCCGCCAAACGCTTTGACCCTCAACCACCCCCTCCCGCGCCGGACCGGCCGTTGATGGGGGTAACGCTGGCGGTGCTGGTGGGGGTGGTGGGGGCGTTTTTCGCGGGCTTCCCGATGAGCTGGAGCGCGCTGGCGGGGGCGGTGCTGGTCATGGCGGTCGCCCGCATCGAGCCGCGCCTCATCCTGGAGCGGGTGGACTTCGTGCTGCTGGTGTTCTTCGCCAGCCTGTTCGTGGTCGTCTACGGGGTGAACAAGGACGGCTGGGCCGATGGCATTCGCGAGCTGTTCGCCCCGCTGATGGCGGGCCCCGCGTGGCGCGAGACGCTGGGGTTCGCGGCCCTGACGCTGGTGGCCTCCAACCTCTTCAGCAACGTGCCGTTCGTGATGCTGGCGCGCACGTGGGTGCCCACGTTGCAAAACGTGGAGCTGGGCTGGCATGTGCTCGCGCTGGGCTCCACGCTGGCGGGCAACCTCACGCTGGTGGGCAGCGTGGCCAACCTCATCGTCTTCGAGGCCGCGCGTGGCAAGGTGACGATGTCCTTCATGGACTACCTGCGCATTGGCCTGCCGGTGACGCTCCTGAGCTTCATCGTGGGGATCGCCGTGCTCCTGGCGGAGCACGCGCTGTTTTGA